The stretch of DNA CCTCGGCGGCTGGAGCGCACCGATCGGCCTGCCGCCTTTCACGTGGATCCCGGGCGTGTTCTGGTTCCTGCTCAAGGCGCTCCTGGTCTTCTTCATGTTCGCCATGGTGAAGGCCTTCGTGCCGCGCTACCGCTACGACCAGCTGATGCGGCTGGGCTGGAAGGTGTTCCTGCCCATCTCGCTCGCCTCGGTGGTGGTGGTCGCCGGCTTCCTGCAGCTGACGGGGACGGCGCCGTGAGGGCTCGGTGATGGATCTGTCGCTGCCCGGCGCGATCGGGGCTGGTGTGGGGCTCGCGGTCGGACTGATCGACTATGGGCTGATCGCCATGCTGATCCGGCGGGCGGCGGAGAAGGCGAACGGCGGGGCGGTGGTCGAACGATCGCAGGCCGCGCGGCTCGACCTGATCATGAAGGTGGTGTTCGTGGTCAACTGCCTCGTCTTTGCGGGGCTCGGCTACTGGTTCGGGGCGGCCGTCGGCGGGTGAGCCGCGGGGTCCGGAGGGACGGAAGAATGAAGCTCGATCAGGCTGCGAAAGCCCTGTTCCTGAAGGAGTTCGTGGCGGCCTTCTGGCTGTCCATGCGCTATTTCTTCAAGCCCAAGGCGACGATCAACTATCCCTTCGAGAAGAACCCGATCTCGCCCCGCTTCCGCGGCGAGCACGCGCTGCGCCGCTATCCGAACGGCGAGGAGCGCTGCATCGCCTGCAAGTTGTGCGAGGCGATCTGCCCGGCGCAGGCGATCACCATCGAGGCGGGCCCGCGCCGCAACGACGGCACGCGGCGGACGACCCGCTACGACATCGACATGGTGAAATGCATCTATTGCGGCTTCTGCCAGGAAGCCTGCCCGGTGGACGCCATCGTGGAGGGGCCGAACTTCGAGTTCGCCACCGAGACGCGCGAGGAGCTCTACTACGACAAGGAGAAGCTCCTCGCCAACGGCGCCCGCTGGGAGCGCGAGCTCGCCCGCGCCATCGAGATGGACGCGCCCTACCGCTGAGTTCGACGGAAGGACGGGTCGCGCGCGGCCCGCCGAGGACGTAGAGACAAGCCGGCCCGCCGGCACGGGGAACCACGATGGTCCTGAAAGCCCTCTTCTTCTACCTCTTCGCCACCGTCACGGTGGCGTCGGCCTTCATGGTCATCTCGGCCAGGAACCCGGTCCACTCGGTCCTGTTCCTGATCCTCGCCTTCTTCAACGCGGCCGGGCTCTTCCTGCTCGTCGGGGCCGAGTTCCTGGCGATGATCCTGGTCGTCGTCTACGTCGGCGCGGTCGCGGTGCTGTTCCTCTTCGTGGTGATGATGCTGGACGTCGACTTCGTCGAGCTCCGGCAGGGCTTCCTGCAGTACCTGCCGGTCGGCGGCGTGCTCGGGGGGATCCTGCTCGTCGAGCTGATGATGGTGCTCGGCGGCTGGGCGATCGACCCGGGCATCCTGGCAAAGCCGGTCACGCCGATCCCGGCGCCGGTGGAGATGTCCAACATCGCGGCGCTCGGGCAGGTCCTCTACACGCGCTACGTCTTCTTCTTCCAAGTGTCCGGCCTCGTGCTGCTCGTCGCGATGGTGGGGGCGATCGTGCTGACGCTCCGCCACAAGGTCGGGGTGAAGCGGCAGGACATCGCCCGGCAGGTCTCGCGGCCCGTGTCCGCCTCCATCGAGGTGGTCAAGGTCGAGAGCGGCAAGGGGCTCTGAAATCAGCGAAGGGCGGCCGGCGGGGCAGGGGCTCCCGCGGGGCGCGCGGAAGGAACGTCCGGCGGGCGGCGGTGCCGATCCCGCGTCGAGGGGGTGACCCATGGAAATCGGATTGTCGCACTACCTTTCGGTGGCCGCGATCCTGTTCACGCTCGGGGTGTTCGGCATCTTCCTGAACCGGAAGAACGTCATCATCATCCTGATGTCGGTCGAGCTCATCCTGCTCGCCGTGAACCTCAACTTCGTCGCCTTCTCGGCCTTCCTCGGCGACCTCATGGGGCAGGTCTTCGCCCTCCTGGTGCTGACCGTCGCGGCCGCGGAGGCCGCGATCGGCCTCGCGATCCTGGTGGTCTTCTACCGCAACCGCGGATCCATCGCGGTCGAAGACATCAACACGATGAAGGGTTGAGCGGCCCATGTATTCTGCCATCGTCTTCCTGCCGCTCCTCGGCTTCCTGATCGCCGGCGCGATCGCGCTGTTCGCGCATCCGCGCGGGCCGGACGGCGCCGCCGCGCTCTCCGGGCATGGTCACGACCACGGCCACGGCCATGCCCACGACGAGCACGGTCACGGCGCCGACGACCACGGCCACGGGCACGACGACCACCATCATGCGCCGCCCGGCGCGAGGGTGGCGGAATACGTCACGTCCGGCTTCCTCATCCTGGCGGCGCTCCTCTCCTGGGTCGCCTTCGTGCAGGTGGCGCTCGGCTCGGGCGAGCCGGTGCGCGTGCAACTCCTCACCTGGATCCAGTCCGGCACGCTGTCGGTCGACTGGGCGGTCAGGGTCGACACGCTGACGGCCGTGATGCTGGTCGTGGTCAACACCGTGTCGGCGCTCGTGCATGTCTACTCGATCGGCTACATGAGCCACGACCCGCACAGGCCGCGCTTCTTCGCCTACCTGTCGCTGTTCACCTTCGCGATGCTGATGCTGGTGACCTCCGACAACCTGCTGCAGATGTTCTTCGGCTGGGAGGGCGTGGGCGTCGCCTCCTACCTGCTGATCGGCTTCTGGTTCCAGAAGCCGTCCGCCAACGCGGCCGCCATCAAGGCCTTCATCGTCAACCGCGTCGGCGACTTCGGCTTCGCGCTCGGCATCTTCGGCGTCTACCTGCTGTTCAACTCGATCGAGTTCACGACCATCTTCGCCAACGCCTCGGCGATGGCGGGCAAGACGATCCACTTCCTGAACTGGAACTTCGACGCGCTCACCTGCGTGTGCCTGCTGCTCTTCATGGGTGCGATGGGCAAGTCGGCGCAGTTCCTGCTGCACACCTGGCTGCCGGATGCCATGGAGGGCCCGACGCCGGTCTCCGCGCTCATCCACGCCGCCACCATGGTGACGGCGGGCGTGTTCATGGTGGCCCGGCTCTCGCCGCTCTTCGAACTGGCGCCGACGGCGCTGGCGGTGGTCACCTTCATCGGCGCGACCACGGCCTTCTTCGCCGCCACGGTCGGGCTGGTGCAGAACGACATCAAGCGGATCATCGCCTACTCGACCTGCTCGCAGCTCGGCTACATGTTCGCCGCGCTCGGGGTCGGGGCCTATTCGGCCGGCATCTTCCACCTGTTCACGCACGCGTTCTTCAAGGCGCTCCTGTTCCTCGGGGCGGGCTCGGTGATCCATGCCGTCTCGGGCGAGCAGGACATCCGGAAGATGGGCGGGCTCAAGGACAAGATCCCGCTCACCTACGCGATGATGGTGGTCGGGACCCTGGCGCTGACCGGCTTCGGCGTGCCCTTCAGCCAGCTCGGCTTCGCGGGCTTCAACTCCAAGGACGCCATCATCGAGAGCGCCTATGCGGCGCACGGGACCTTCGCCAGCTACGCCTTCGGGCTCCTGGTGATCGCCGCGCTGTTCACGTCCTTCTATTCCTGGCGGCTCATCTTCGTGACCTTCTGGGGGACGCCGCGCGCCGACGCCCATGTGATGGAGCATGTGCACGAGAGCCCGCCGGTGATGACGGTGCCGCTCATGGTCCTCGCCTTCGGGGCGGTCTTCGCCGGGATGCTGTTCACCGGCCTGTTCCTCGGCAACGGCCACGGCTGGGAGGCCATCAAGGGCTCGTACGACGCGTTCTGGAAGGGCGCCCTCTTCATCGGACCGGAGAACCGGCTCCTCGAGGAGAGCCACGAAGTGCCGCTCCTCGTGAAGGCGCTGCCCTTCATCGCGATGCTGATCGGCCTCGTGACGGCCTACCGGTTCTACGTGGTCGACCCGTCGATCCCGCGCGCGCTGGCGGAGCGCCACCAGCCGCTCTACCGGTTCCTGCTCAACAAGTGGTACTTCGACGAGCTCTACGACTTCCTGTTCGTCCGGCCGGCGAAACGCCTCGGGCGGTTCCTCTGGAAGGAGGGCGACGGGCGGGTCATCGACGGGCTCGGGCCGGACGGCATCTCGGCGCGGGTCGTCGACGTCACCCAGCAGGTCGTCCGGCTGCAGACCGGGTACCTCTACCACTATGCCTTCGTCATGATGATCGGCGTGGCCGCGCTCGTGACCTGGATGATGCTCGGAGGAGCGCGCTGATGTCCGGCTGGCCCCTTCTGTCCATCGTCACGTTCCTGCCGCTGGTCGGCGTCTTCTTCATCGCTCTGGTCACCGGGGAGGATGCGGTCGCGCGCCAGCGGATCCGGACCATCGCGCTGATCACGACGGTCTTCACCTTCCTGGTCTCGCTCCTGATCCTCGGCCGCTTCGATCCCGCCAACCCGGGCTTCCAGCTCGTGGAGAAGACCGCCTGGATCGGCGGCTACTTCAACTACCACATGGGCGTCGACGGCATTTCGGTGCTGTTCGTCATCCTGACCACGTTCCTGATGCCCTTCTGCATCCTGGCGAGCTGGGAGAGCGTGGAACGGCGCGTGCAGGAGTACATGATCGCGTTCCTGGTGCTCGAGACGCTGATGATCGGCGTCTTCACGGCCCTGGACCTCATGCTCTTCTACGTGTTCTTCGAGGCCGGCCTGATCCCGATGTTCATCATCATCGGCGTCTGGGGCGGGCCGCGGCGGGTCTATGCGTCGTTCAAGTTCTTCCTCTACACGCTGCTCGGCTCGATCCTGATGCTGGTGGCGATGATCGCCATGTACTGGCAGGCCGGCACGGCGGACATTCCGACGCTCCTGCAGCATTCGTTCCCGGCCGGCATGCAGACCTGGCTGTGGCTCGCCTTCTTCGCCTCCTTCGCGGTCAAGATGCCGATGTGGCCCGTGCACACCTGGCTCCCCGACGCGCATGTCGAGGCGCCGACGGCGGGTTCGGTGATCCTGGCCGGCATCCTCCTGAAGATGGGCGGCTACGGCTTCCTGCGCTTCTCGCTGCCGATGTTCCCGCTCGCCTCCGAGCACTTCGCGCCGCTCGTCTTCACGCTGTCGGTCGTGGCGATCATCTACACCTCGCTCGTCGCGCTGATGCAGGAGGACATCAAGAAGCTGATCGCCTACTCGTCGGTCGCCCACATGGGCTTCGTGACGATGGGCATCTTCGCGGCGAACCAGCAGGGCGTGCAGGGCGCGATCTTCCAGATGATCAGCCACGGCTTTGTGTCCGGCGCGCTGTTCCTCTGCGTGGGCGTGGTCTACGACCGGATGCACACCCGCGAGATCTCGGCCTATGGCGGCCTCGTCAACCGGATGCCCTGGTACGCGGTGGCGTTCCTGGTCTTCACCATGGCGAATGTGGGCCTGCCGGGTACGTCGGGCTTCGTCGGCGAGTTCCTGACGCTGATCGGCGCCTTCCAGGCGAACACCTGGGTGGCCTTCTTCGCCACCACGGGCGTGATCCTGTCGGCCGCCTACGCGCTCTGGCTCTACCGCAAGGTCGTGTTCGGCGCGCTCACCAAGCCGAGCCTCGCCGGCATCCTCGATCTCGACCGGCGCGAGATGGCGGTGGTCTATCCGCTCGTCATCGTGACGGTCCTCTACGGGGTCTGGCCGGCTCCGATCCTGAACACCATCGCGGCCTCGAGCCAGGCGCTGGTGACCAAGTACCACGCGGCGATCGAGGCGGCGGTGAAGACCGCCGCGGCGGTCGCGCACTGACGCGGTCCGGCCCGGGCGACCGGGCCCGGCCGAGGCCTGCCGGCCGGCAGGCGCCACCGATCCTCGGGACGCGCGGCCCGCCGCCGCGCCGTTCCGGCACTCGAAGGGAATGACGCTCGTGATGGCTGCCCCCGCTTTCGGCCCGGCGCTGCCGGAAATCCTCCTCGCGATCGGCGCGATGGCGCTCCTCATGTGGGGCGCCTTCTCGGGCGAGCGCTCGGGGCGGCCCGTGGCCTATGGCGCCATGGGCCTGATCGCGGTGGCCTTCCTGGTGCTGCTCCTGTCGCCGACTCTCGGGACGACCTTCCAGGGCGCCTTCATCCTCGATCCCTTCGCGCGGCTGATGAAGCTGATGGCGCTGGCGGGCTCTGGCTTCGCGATCTGGATGAGCCTGGACTTCGCGCGCCGCGAGGGCTTCGAAAGCTTCGAGTATCCGGTGCTGATCCTGCTGGCGACCGTCGGCATGATGCTGATGATCTCGGCCGGCGACCTGATCGCGCTCTATCTCGGGCTCGAATTGCAGTCGCTCGCCCTCTACGTGATCGCCTCGATCAACCGCGACAACGTTAAGTCGACCGAGGCGGGCCTCAAGTACTTCGTGCTGGGCGCGCTTTCGTCGGGCATGCTGCTCTACGGCGCCTCGCTCACCTACGGCTTCACGGGCCAGACCACCTTCGCGGGGATCTCGGCCGTCCTGCAGGCGCAGGGCTCGTCGCTCGGCCTCGTCTTCGGCATCGTCTTCGTGCTGGCCGGCCTCGCCTTCAAGATCTCGGCCGTGCCGTTCCACATGTGGACGCCGGATGTCTACGAGGGCGCGCCGACGCCGGTGACGGCCTTCTTCGCGGCCGCCCCGAAGGTCGCGGCGCTGTCGCTGCTCACCCGCGTCGTCATCGACGGCTACGGGCCCGTGACCAAGGACTGGCAGCAGATCCTGGTTTTCGTCTCCGTCGCCTCGATGCTGCTCGGCTCCTTCGCGGCGATCGGGCAGCGCAACATAAAGCGGCTGATGGCCTATTCGTCGATCGGCCACATGGGCTACGCGCTGGTCGGCCTTGCCGCCGGCACCCAGCAGGGCGTGGAGAGCGTGATCGTCTACATCGCGATCTACCTCGCGATGACGCTCGGCACCTTCGCGTGCATCCTGTCGATGCAGCGGCGGGACGGGCCGGTGGAGGACATCGCGGAACTGGCGGGCCTCAGCCGTACGAAGCCGATGATGGCCTTCCTGCTCGCCATGCTGATGTTCTCGCTCGCCGGCATCCCGATCCTCGCCGGCTTCTTCGGGAAGCTCTACGTCTTCCTGGCCGCCGTGCAGGCCGGGCTGGTGACGCTCGCGGTGATCGGTGCGGTGACCAGCGTGGTCGGCGCCTACTACTATCTCCGCATCGTCAAGATCATGTATTTCGACGAGCCGGCGCCCGCCTTCGAGCCGATGGCCTTCGAGATGAAGGTGGTGCTCGGGCTCTCCGGCGTCTTCGTGCTCGCCTACGTGGTGATCGCCAACCCGATCGGCAACGCGGCGGCGGCGGCGGCGAAGAGCCTGTTCTGAGATGACCGGGCCGGGAGCGGACCCGGCGCTCGGGGCGAAGGCGATCGGCGCTGGATACCGGCTCGCCGCCTTCGAGACGATCGGGTCGACCAACAGCGAGGGTCTGGCGCGCGGCCGGTCCGGGGATCCGGGCCGGCTTTGGCTCGTCGCCGGGGAGCAGACCGCCGGGCGCGGGCGCCGCGGCCGGGCATGGTCGAGCCGGCGCGGCAACCTGGCGGCAAGCCTGCTCCTCATGAGCGACGCGCCCGCGACGGCGGTCGCGACGCTCGGCTTCGCCGCCGGCGTGGCTCTCGTGACGGCCCTCGACGGGCTGCTCCCAGAGGGGGCGCGCGGTCGTGTCGCGCTGAAATGGCCCAACGACGTGGTAGCGGATAGGAAGAAGCTCGCCGGCATCCTGCTCGAGGCGGAGCCGGCCGGACCCGGGCGGCTGGCGGTCGTCGTCGGCATCGGCGTCAATGTCGTGTCGGCGCCGGACGACCTGGCCTATCCGGCCACCGCGGTCGCCGCGCTCGGCGGCGCGCCGTCCGCGGCGGCCCTGTTCGCCGGGCTGTCGGACGCGTGGGTCGATGCGGAGCGGCTCTGGGACGGCGGCGCGGGACTGGACCGCCTGCGGCGGGCATGGCTCGCCCGGGCGCATGGGCTCGGGGCGCCGGCCTCGGTCCGGGTCGGCAGTCGCCACGTGACCGGGGTATTCGAAACGCTCGACGAAGAGTGCCGGCTGGTCATCCGGCAGGCGGACGGGCGACGGGAAACGGTCGCGGCGGGCGAAGTGCATTTCGGAGAAGCTGCATCTGTTCCCGTCGACCCGGGCGTCGCGCCGGGGTAGCTAGGACAGGAACCAACTCGGACTCCTGCGATCGGGCCGGGGTCTCGGATCGCGGGCCACCTCCGGTGCGAGGGGCTCAAGCGCAAGAACAGGACGGTCGGGACATGGCAAAGCGGCGTACGGGCGACGAGCTCGTCTTCCTGCCCCTCGGGGGCGTCGGCGAGATCGGAATGAACTTGTCGCTCTACGGCTTCGGCCCGGACGGGAACCGGCAATGGATCATCGTCGACTTCGGGATCACCTTCGCGAACGAGTTCGACGAGCCGGGTGTCGACCTGATCTTCCCGGACCTCCGCTTCGCGGAGGCGGAGCGGAAGTCGATCCTCGGCATCATCATCACGCATGCGCACGAGGACCACTTCGGGGCGCTTCTCGACCTCTGGCCGAGGATCAAGGCCCCGGTCTACATGACCCCCTTCGCGGCCGGGCTGCTGGCCGCCAAGGCGGAAGGCCACGCGGGGGCACCCGACATTCCCGTCAAGTCCTACAAGGCGGGTGACCGCTGGCGGCTCGGGCCCTTCGACATCGAGGCGATCAACGTCGCCCATTCGATCCCCGAATCGAACGCGCTGGCGATCCGCACGGGGCTCGGCACCGTGCTGCACACCGGCGACTGGAAGATCGACGCCACGCCGGTGCTCGGCCATCCGACCGACTTCGAGCGGATCGGGGCGATCGCGGCTGAGACCGGCATCCGGGCGCTGGTCGGCGATTCCACCAATGCGGTCCGGGAGGGGATCAGCCCGAGCGAGCGGGAGGTGGCTGCCTCGCTCACGGAGATCATCGGTCAGGCGCCGGGCCGGGTAGCGGTGACCACCTTCGCGTCGAACGTCGGGCGCATCCGGGCGGTGGCGGAGGCCGCCGCGGCGACCGGCCGGGACGTGGTCGTGCTCGGCCGGGCGATGCACCGGTCCCTCGACGTGGCCCGCGAGCTGGGTCTGCTCGACGGGATCAAGCCATTCCTGGGCGAGGACGCCTACGGATACCTGCCCCGGGACAAGGTCGTCGCCCTGATGACCGGCAGCCAGGGGGAGCCGCGGGCGGCGCTCGCCAAGGTGGCGACGGGGGAGCACCGGAACATCACGCTGGCCCCCGGCGACACGCTGATCTTCTCCTCGCGGACGATCCCGGGCAACGAGAAGTCCGTCAACGCGATCCAGAACGCGCTCGCCGGCAAGGGGGTGCGCATCCTCACCGACCGGGACGCGCTCGTGCACGTCTCCGGCCATCCGCGCCGGGGCGAACTGGCGCGCATGTACGAGTATGCCCGTCCGGAGG from Prosthecomicrobium sp. N25 encodes:
- a CDS encoding NADH-quinone oxidoreductase subunit J — translated: MVLKALFFYLFATVTVASAFMVISARNPVHSVLFLILAFFNAAGLFLLVGAEFLAMILVVVYVGAVAVLFLFVVMMLDVDFVELRQGFLQYLPVGGVLGGILLVELMMVLGGWAIDPGILAKPVTPIPAPVEMSNIAALGQVLYTRYVFFFQVSGLVLLVAMVGAIVLTLRHKVGVKRQDIARQVSRPVSASIEVVKVESGKGL
- the nuoN gene encoding NADH-quinone oxidoreductase subunit NuoN, producing the protein MAAPAFGPALPEILLAIGAMALLMWGAFSGERSGRPVAYGAMGLIAVAFLVLLLSPTLGTTFQGAFILDPFARLMKLMALAGSGFAIWMSLDFARREGFESFEYPVLILLATVGMMLMISAGDLIALYLGLELQSLALYVIASINRDNVKSTEAGLKYFVLGALSSGMLLYGASLTYGFTGQTTFAGISAVLQAQGSSLGLVFGIVFVLAGLAFKISAVPFHMWTPDVYEGAPTPVTAFFAAAPKVAALSLLTRVVIDGYGPVTKDWQQILVFVSVASMLLGSFAAIGQRNIKRLMAYSSIGHMGYALVGLAAGTQQGVESVIVYIAIYLAMTLGTFACILSMQRRDGPVEDIAELAGLSRTKPMMAFLLAMLMFSLAGIPILAGFFGKLYVFLAAVQAGLVTLAVIGAVTSVVGAYYYLRIVKIMYFDEPAPAFEPMAFEMKVVLGLSGVFVLAYVVIANPIGNAAAAAAKSLF
- the nuoL gene encoding NADH-quinone oxidoreductase subunit L; this encodes MYSAIVFLPLLGFLIAGAIALFAHPRGPDGAAALSGHGHDHGHGHAHDEHGHGADDHGHGHDDHHHAPPGARVAEYVTSGFLILAALLSWVAFVQVALGSGEPVRVQLLTWIQSGTLSVDWAVRVDTLTAVMLVVVNTVSALVHVYSIGYMSHDPHRPRFFAYLSLFTFAMLMLVTSDNLLQMFFGWEGVGVASYLLIGFWFQKPSANAAAIKAFIVNRVGDFGFALGIFGVYLLFNSIEFTTIFANASAMAGKTIHFLNWNFDALTCVCLLLFMGAMGKSAQFLLHTWLPDAMEGPTPVSALIHAATMVTAGVFMVARLSPLFELAPTALAVVTFIGATTAFFAATVGLVQNDIKRIIAYSTCSQLGYMFAALGVGAYSAGIFHLFTHAFFKALLFLGAGSVIHAVSGEQDIRKMGGLKDKIPLTYAMMVVGTLALTGFGVPFSQLGFAGFNSKDAIIESAYAAHGTFASYAFGLLVIAALFTSFYSWRLIFVTFWGTPRADAHVMEHVHESPPVMTVPLMVLAFGAVFAGMLFTGLFLGNGHGWEAIKGSYDAFWKGALFIGPENRLLEESHEVPLLVKALPFIAMLIGLVTAYRFYVVDPSIPRALAERHQPLYRFLLNKWYFDELYDFLFVRPAKRLGRFLWKEGDGRVIDGLGPDGISARVVDVTQQVVRLQTGYLYHYAFVMMIGVAALVTWMMLGGAR
- a CDS encoding ribonuclease J codes for the protein MAKRRTGDELVFLPLGGVGEIGMNLSLYGFGPDGNRQWIIVDFGITFANEFDEPGVDLIFPDLRFAEAERKSILGIIITHAHEDHFGALLDLWPRIKAPVYMTPFAAGLLAAKAEGHAGAPDIPVKSYKAGDRWRLGPFDIEAINVAHSIPESNALAIRTGLGTVLHTGDWKIDATPVLGHPTDFERIGAIAAETGIRALVGDSTNAVREGISPSEREVAASLTEIIGQAPGRVAVTTFASNVGRIRAVAEAAAATGRDVVVLGRAMHRSLDVARELGLLDGIKPFLGEDAYGYLPRDKVVALMTGSQGEPRAALAKVATGEHRNITLAPGDTLIFSSRTIPGNEKSVNAIQNALAGKGVRILTDRDALVHVSGHPRRGELARMYEYARPEVAVPVHGEAVHLNAHADLARHVGVPEVVVGGNGKMIRLAPGPAGIVDEAFAGRLFKDGRLVVLPDASGVKERRKASFAGVVVVSLALDGKGGIAADPEAVLIGIPDEDQRGEDFEDVVIDAAESTLEGLSRPRRRDLDTVAEAIKKAVRAAVAERWGKKPIVEVVVHEVD
- the nuoI gene encoding NADH-quinone oxidoreductase subunit NuoI, with the protein product MKLDQAAKALFLKEFVAAFWLSMRYFFKPKATINYPFEKNPISPRFRGEHALRRYPNGEERCIACKLCEAICPAQAITIEAGPRRNDGTRRTTRYDIDMVKCIYCGFCQEACPVDAIVEGPNFEFATETREELYYDKEKLLANGARWERELARAIEMDAPYR
- a CDS encoding biotin--[acetyl-CoA-carboxylase] ligase, which produces MTGPGADPALGAKAIGAGYRLAAFETIGSTNSEGLARGRSGDPGRLWLVAGEQTAGRGRRGRAWSSRRGNLAASLLLMSDAPATAVATLGFAAGVALVTALDGLLPEGARGRVALKWPNDVVADRKKLAGILLEAEPAGPGRLAVVVGIGVNVVSAPDDLAYPATAVAALGGAPSAAALFAGLSDAWVDAERLWDGGAGLDRLRRAWLARAHGLGAPASVRVGSRHVTGVFETLDEECRLVIRQADGRRETVAAGEVHFGEAASVPVDPGVAPG
- the nuoK gene encoding NADH-quinone oxidoreductase subunit NuoK, translated to MEIGLSHYLSVAAILFTLGVFGIFLNRKNVIIILMSVELILLAVNLNFVAFSAFLGDLMGQVFALLVLTVAAAEAAIGLAILVVFYRNRGSIAVEDINTMKG
- a CDS encoding NADH-quinone oxidoreductase subunit M yields the protein MSGWPLLSIVTFLPLVGVFFIALVTGEDAVARQRIRTIALITTVFTFLVSLLILGRFDPANPGFQLVEKTAWIGGYFNYHMGVDGISVLFVILTTFLMPFCILASWESVERRVQEYMIAFLVLETLMIGVFTALDLMLFYVFFEAGLIPMFIIIGVWGGPRRVYASFKFFLYTLLGSILMLVAMIAMYWQAGTADIPTLLQHSFPAGMQTWLWLAFFASFAVKMPMWPVHTWLPDAHVEAPTAGSVILAGILLKMGGYGFLRFSLPMFPLASEHFAPLVFTLSVVAIIYTSLVALMQEDIKKLIAYSSVAHMGFVTMGIFAANQQGVQGAIFQMISHGFVSGALFLCVGVVYDRMHTREISAYGGLVNRMPWYAVAFLVFTMANVGLPGTSGFVGEFLTLIGAFQANTWVAFFATTGVILSAAYALWLYRKVVFGALTKPSLAGILDLDRREMAVVYPLVIVTVLYGVWPAPILNTIAASSQALVTKYHAAIEAAVKTAAAVAH